The DNA window TTTTCCTTACTTTCTTATTATAGCTTAAAATTGGAAGCGCTTTATATTATTTTTGTAAATTTTCTATCAATTCTCTTTATATTTTACTATTCCTCAAATAAAAAATCCTGTTACTCAAAATTTTGAGTAACAGGATAGAATCATTGAATATCTTCTAACACAAGGCCTGCTAAATAATAAGCTTCGGCACCAGTCATGCTTTTGTTTTCGTCCAATTTTTCAGTGAGTACATCATCTGTTAAATTGCGTTCCGCTAGAGCTTCCCACGCATTTTGTTCTTCTGTTTCAATTCCGTGTAAAGCGAGAACCATTTGGGCTGCTTTGTTTCTCGTCAATTCTCGCTCTTCTGTAATAGTCGAGCGGAAGACGTCCAGATTTTCTTGTAAAGATTGTGCTTCAGCATTGGTGATGCGCTGCACACCGTTGCTAAGGATATTGGCAAACGATATTTCTTTCATCGTTTTTTCAACTGGTAATTGGTTTTCGTAACCTCCGACAACCAATCCGTAATTCAGTAATGTACGGATGCCTGGGTAAAACCATTCGCCTTCATATGGAAACGACTCTTCAAAGGCGTAAAGATTGGCTCCTTGACTTTTCAGTTTGGCTTGCAATTGTTCGATCATCATTTGATTGGTTGCCATGTCACGGTAGCTTATGTCTTCTTCGATCGAAATGGCTGCGGCAGCACCTGCTGCTTGACCCGCTGTCATTCCCGCTGGTAAAACGCGTGCACTTGCTGCAGCTAACGAGCTATAACCTGAAGCTTTACTGGCAACGAGTAAGTTTTCGACTTGTAATGGAACGAGTGAACGAAATGGAATGGCATATTGAACTGGCTTTCCATAAACGTAGCCATAATCATTTGGTGATGTTGCTTGAACATCTACAGGATACGCTCCAAAACCGATTCTATCCCAATGGTCTTTATTTTCCCAAACATCGCTTAACGGCAATTGATATTCTGACTCAACATGAACCGTTTCTCGAATATACAGTTGGTCTGGATAACTGGCAATTTCAGCGTTTTCAAAGCCTGGAAAGTTTTCTTTTAAATATGCGAGTATGTACTGGGTTTCTGTTTTCCCGATTTCAATAGCTTTTTGTTTTTCTCCTTCATCTAGTCCATCGATTCCGAAAATTTGAAGTGCGTTAATGATGACACTGCCATCATTTTCTCGCACGATATTCAACCCGCGTAAACGAGTTAGTTCTGGAAAATGCGGTGTATAGGCATCGTGTAGTTCACTAAATCCCCACGCGACATTGCCATTAATCCCACCACCACCAAACACACCTTCGTCCGCAGCTTGGATTATTTGATCCCAATCGATATTGCTAAAATGGAACATTAACGTAACGGCCATCTTTTTTTCTTCTAAGCCAATATCACGACCACCGATAAAATAAGGGGCTCCGGCTGCAACAGCCAAATCCGCGTCTTTTGAGCTATCGATAAAACGGTCTGCTGTAATCGTTTGTTTTTCACCGGCAGTATTCGTAATTTCAACAGCAGTTAACTCTTTTTCGTCCTTGACGACATCTGATAGTTCTACACCTTCAAGTAAGGTTAAATTCTCTTCTTTTTCCATCATTTCAAGAAATGCAGCACGCGCTTCTCCAATATCAAAGCCGATTTTCCCTCCGACTTTTTCGTGCCATTCTTGGAAAATTCCTGTGTTAGCTGGATTGCCTTTTTGATCTGAGCTAACGTCTAAAAAGTTCAACATGCCCGACGTCATCAAGCCTCCGATATCCTCTTCGCCTACCATTAACACGGTACGCATACCGTTGCGTGCAGAAGATAGCGCTGCTGCAATGCCTTCAGGTTCTCCACTCAATACGGCTACATCATACGAATTAGGCGAATCTGCTTGCTCGCCTGTAAAAGCATTTACGACAAGAACCGCTCCTATACTGATAACTGCTAACACAGCAATTAACATGACAATCTTCCTCATTTTTTCCACACTCACATTCTTTTTTACATAGATTCCCACAACATTACCAAAAATATTCCTTTATTTCAATGTATTTCTTTGAATTGTTGACATCTTGTAAATTTTCCATAGAATATACAATAGCTTTGCACTTACCCGTACTCTTACCGTTATGGGGAATATCACAGCAAATACATACTATATAGGTGGTTCTTTATGAAGAAATCGTTTTTATTAAATTTATCAAAAAGTCATTTTTTTATTTTTACCGGTATTATTTTTCTGAAAGCATTATTTTTACGCTATTTACTGTTTCAAGATATTGAATTAACTCAAACAATTTTGTTGGAATTAAGCTATATTTTGATTTTTACTTCGTTGTTTGAACTGGCAAAACCCAGTTGGAAACCCGCTCTTTACTTTTTACTAAACGCTATTTTTTCTATTTTATTTTTAGCAGTTATTCTCTATTATTCATTTTTCGGGAGAATTGTTACGTATTTTGCCCTTTTCCAATTAGGTCAAGTTGGTACGATCAATGAAAGTGTATCGGCATTATTACAACCTATTTACCTGTTGTTTTTCTTAGACTTGATCTTCTTATTGGTGTTACTGGTTTTCAAAAAATACCCATTGCCACCTTTACAACTCAACCGAAAAATCATTTTAGCGGTTTTACTCGTTTTTGGCATCGGTGTATCAGCACTAAACTTTAATCTTCATAAAGATGAAGCAATTTCCAATAACGTCATTGCTGCACAAGAAAAAGGAATTTTAAACTACTCTGCTTTGGAAATTTATTATGGTCCTGAAAACTTAACAGCTGTTGAAACCAATGTTTCTGTAGACAATTTAGCTGAACTAAAAGAAGAAATTAACCGCATTAAACAATTGGAGATTGTACCAGAAGAAGAGCGCAATTATTTCAACGCTGCAGAAGGACGGAATTTAATCGTGATTCAAGTAGAATCGATGCAAAATTTCCCTGTTGGTTTGGATGTTGACGGTACCGAAGTTACTCCGCATATGAACAAACTGATTGAAGAAAGTTTCTACTTCCCAAATACGGCACAACAAACCGGACCCGGAAATACTTCTGATGCCGAATTTATTTTGAATACGTCGCTTTACCCAGTCGCGTTTAATCCAACATCGCAAACTTACGGCCACAAAAAATTCCCAAGTTTGCCTCGTTTGCTGGCTGCGGAAGATTATAAATCGATGACCTTCCATGCGGACGATATTAGTTTTTGGAATCGCGATGAGCTGTATCCTGCTCTTGGAATCAACAATTATTATTACGGAGAGTTTTTCGGAAAAGAAGACGTCATTGGTATTGGCCCTTCTGACCGCGTGATGTTTGAAAAAGCAATGCCGATCTTGCGCGAGCAGCATATGCAAAACAAGCCTTTTTACGCTCAACTCATTGGATTGACGAGTCATCACCCGTTCACCTTGCCCGAAGCTGACCGGAAATTAGAACTTCCTGAGCGGTTTGACAACTCATTGACGGGTGATTACTTGGTGTCGATCAATTATATGGATACGGTCATTAATGACTTTATCGAAGAATTAAAACGAGAAGGTATTTACGAAAATTCCGTTATCGCGATTTACGGAGATCATTTTGGTCTTCAACAAAGCGCCATTAGCGAGAATGATGTCAACTTGGTAAGTGAATTGCTTGGACGTGAGTACGGAACCTTGGACCGCTTAAATATTCCATTTATCGTCCATGCTCCCGGGATTTCAGATGATGGACAAACGTTTGAAAAAACGAGTGGTCAACTTGATATGATGCCAACCCTTGCGAATTTGCTAGGGATTTCACTGGATGAACAAATTGTCTTTGGTCAGGATTTGTTGAATCATGGCAGCAACTTACTAGGTGCGCGATATTATTTACCTATTGGTGCATTTTGGAACGATGAGATTTTGTTTATTCCGGAAAAAGACTTTAGCGACGGCAATGCTTACGATTTAGAAACGGATCAAGCGGTTGATGATTATGAGCAATATCGTGATGATTACGACCGCGTCTTGCAGCTTGAAAAGCTGTCAGATGAGTATATGGAAAGTCTGCCTGAGCAGTAGAAAGTGGAGCCTAGGTGCTCCGCTTAAGTCGTGTACAAAAGAATCTTATATTAGGTAAAGAATGAGTAATCATTTAATCACATATATAATACAGGATTCTGCGCTCCATACGGACGCTTTCCGCGGACGAAGCGCTGAGCCTCCTCGTCGCAAGCTCCTGCGGGGTCTCATCACTCCGTTTTTCCGCAGGAGTCGCCGTATTGCGCTACAAATCCTTGTGTGGTTACCCAACAAGCTTCTTGAAAGTAGGTTAGTTGGGTACTCTCTCTGATATAAGCCACATGCTCTCAACTAGTCTAGCCATTAAGGCTCTTGTGAGAGCAGCGAGGCAACGAGAGATGAAGACAGAACTATTCATTTCGACTGGACCATGTCTATTAACACAGCGGAGCCTAGGTGCTCCGCTTTTTTTGATTAAAGTAGCTGTTGCTATTCCGCAAAACAGCTACGCTTTCCGGCGGGCTTGCGCTGTTTTGTTGCATATCTTTATAAGCCTCGTTCTTTACTGTTTTAAAGAACAAAATCAAAAACCCCCATACACGGCTAATTACGCCGTATATGGGGGTTTTGGGTTCAGCTTTTATTTTTTTGAGTGTGGTGCAAATAATGACACCATTTTAGCCGTTTCTTCTCTTGTCGTGAACTTAGATGGCATGAACTTGCCGTTATAGCCTTGGACGATTCCAAGTTCGTGTAGTAATGTGATGGCTTCTTTTGTTTCAGCAGTATGCTGTCCGTAATCTGAGTACGGAGCGTATTTGTCTACTTTGTAATCGCCGTTTACTTTTTCATAAACGCGGCTTACCATCAATGCGAAATGCGCACGGGAGATTTTATCTCTTGGGTTGAATTTCGTTGTCGTTTTGCCTGTTACATAGCCTTCAGCAAATACGGCATTGATTTCTTTTTGGCGCTCAAGTGGCAAGTCCGAAATATCCGTGAATGGTGATGCTGGAGCTGTTTCTGGATCCAGTTTCATCAGACGCGAGATAATCGTTGCCGCTTCCCAACGTGTCAGTTCACGTTTAGGTGAGAACGTTGTTTCGCTTGTTCCTTTGAAAATGTTTCTGTGGTATACATCGTTAATGTACGGGTAAGACCAACGATCAGTCGCTACATCCGTAATTGGTGTAACTGCGTTAATGCGGTTTTCAAGCATCGGTTTAACTTGGTCTAGCGATTTTGCATGATCAATGAACATTTCGTAATCGATATTTCCTGGCTCACTTACACGACCGTCTTTATAAGCTGCTTCGAATGAAGCAAAGCCGTCGCCGCCTTTAGCTGTAAATGTGTTAGAAGCTACTTTGTACGATTTCTTCATATCCAAAGCAGTATACGTGTTACCGTTTTTAACTTTTACTTCTGTCACACGTGAACCAGCTGGTTTTGTCGCATCAAACGAAAATTGTAGACCCGCTACGTGCAAGAATCCGCCATTTTCAGCTGGGAATTGACGAACGCCGTGTTCAAGAGCCGTTTTCAGTTCTGCTCCTGTTATGTTCATAATTGCTAACGAGTTACCAAATGGCATTGTCGTTAATACTTCACCAACTGTGATGTCGCCCACATTAATCGATGCACGGATACCGCCACCGTTTTGAACTGCGATTACTGTATCTGCATCAATTTTTTTAGCTGCTGCTAACATGCCATCTGCGATTAAGTTACCAAGGTTTGTTTCAGAAGCGCGCACGCCGCCTTCGTTACGTCCACCGTTAAGGAAAACTTCTGCTGTTGCACCAGTAGATTGATTTTTTAATGCTTCAATTTCTGCCGCATAAGGTGCTAAAAGTTCAGCTGCTTCTTCATCTGCAACCACATCTTTTGCTCCTACTTCGTGTAACTTTCCAAGTTGTGATGTAATAACGCCATTTTCATCGAACGTTAAATCTAATTGTCCAAGGAATTTGTTGTATTCGTTGGCTTGAACGATTACTGTCGGGTCTGTATTCCCTTCATAAATAAATGGTTCGTCAATTTTTTTATGTGTGTGACCACCGACAATCACGTCAATTCCTTCAACTTTTTCTGCAAGCAATTGATCGTTATCAAATTCTGCCGAATCATCAAAACCAATATGCGTTAC is part of the Planococcus sp. PAMC 21323 genome and encodes:
- a CDS encoding LTA synthase family protein, with translation MKKSFLLNLSKSHFFIFTGIIFLKALFLRYLLFQDIELTQTILLELSYILIFTSLFELAKPSWKPALYFLLNAIFSILFLAVILYYSFFGRIVTYFALFQLGQVGTINESVSALLQPIYLLFFLDLIFLLVLLVFKKYPLPPLQLNRKIILAVLLVFGIGVSALNFNLHKDEAISNNVIAAQEKGILNYSALEIYYGPENLTAVETNVSVDNLAELKEEINRIKQLEIVPEEERNYFNAAEGRNLIVIQVESMQNFPVGLDVDGTEVTPHMNKLIEESFYFPNTAQQTGPGNTSDAEFILNTSLYPVAFNPTSQTYGHKKFPSLPRLLAAEDYKSMTFHADDISFWNRDELYPALGINNYYYGEFFGKEDVIGIGPSDRVMFEKAMPILREQHMQNKPFYAQLIGLTSHHPFTLPEADRKLELPERFDNSLTGDYLVSINYMDTVINDFIEELKREGIYENSVIAIYGDHFGLQQSAISENDVNLVSELLGREYGTLDRLNIPFIVHAPGISDDGQTFEKTSGQLDMMPTLANLLGISLDEQIVFGQDLLNHGSNLLGARYYLPIGAFWNDEILFIPEKDFSDGNAYDLETDQAVDDYEQYRDDYDRVLQLEKLSDEYMESLPEQ
- a CDS encoding FAD-dependent oxidoreductase, which translates into the protein MRKIVMLIAVLAVISIGAVLVVNAFTGEQADSPNSYDVAVLSGEPEGIAAALSSARNGMRTVLMVGEEDIGGLMTSGMLNFLDVSSDQKGNPANTGIFQEWHEKVGGKIGFDIGEARAAFLEMMEKEENLTLLEGVELSDVVKDEKELTAVEITNTAGEKQTITADRFIDSSKDADLAVAAGAPYFIGGRDIGLEEKKMAVTLMFHFSNIDWDQIIQAADEGVFGGGGINGNVAWGFSELHDAYTPHFPELTRLRGLNIVRENDGSVIINALQIFGIDGLDEGEKQKAIEIGKTETQYILAYLKENFPGFENAEIASYPDQLYIRETVHVESEYQLPLSDVWENKDHWDRIGFGAYPVDVQATSPNDYGYVYGKPVQYAIPFRSLVPLQVENLLVASKASGYSSLAAASARVLPAGMTAGQAAGAAAAISIEEDISYRDMATNQMMIEQLQAKLKSQGANLYAFEESFPYEGEWFYPGIRTLLNYGLVVGGYENQLPVEKTMKEISFANILSNGVQRITNAEAQSLQENLDVFRSTITEERELTRNKAAQMVLALHGIETEEQNAWEALAERNLTDDVLTEKLDENKSMTGAEAYYLAGLVLEDIQ
- a CDS encoding 5'-nucleotidase C-terminal domain-containing protein produces the protein MKGKMFKSAIAVALTASVVGVQSPETAQAATGDFELTIMHTNDTHANLDKVANRVSLVKKIRSEQPNNLLLDAGDVFSGTLYFNTFEGQADLTFMNLMKYDAMTFGNHEFDLGASERGHKSLAEFVEGAEFPLVAANVDFSGDADMAGLQNKTYSSEYNDGEIYNGIVKEIDGEKVGIFGLTTEETASISSPGEITFSNYVEAAKEAVAEFEKQGINKIIAVTHIGFDDSAEFDNDQLLAEKVEGIDVIVGGHTHKKIDEPFIYEGNTDPTVIVQANEYNKFLGQLDLTFDENGVITSQLGKLHEVGAKDVVADEEAAELLAPYAAEIEALKNQSTGATAEVFLNGGRNEGGVRASETNLGNLIADGMLAAAKKIDADTVIAVQNGGGIRASINVGDITVGEVLTTMPFGNSLAIMNITGAELKTALEHGVRQFPAENGGFLHVAGLQFSFDATKPAGSRVTEVKVKNGNTYTALDMKKSYKVASNTFTAKGGDGFASFEAAYKDGRVSEPGNIDYEMFIDHAKSLDQVKPMLENRINAVTPITDVATDRWSYPYINDVYHRNIFKGTSETTFSPKRELTRWEAATIISRLMKLDPETAPASPFTDISDLPLERQKEINAVFAEGYVTGKTTTKFNPRDKISRAHFALMVSRVYEKVNGDYKVDKYAPYSDYGQHTAETKEAITLLHELGIVQGYNGKFMPSKFTTREETAKMVSLFAPHSKK